In Monodelphis domestica isolate mMonDom1 chromosome 3, mMonDom1.pri, whole genome shotgun sequence, the following proteins share a genomic window:
- the LOC130458095 gene encoding ice-structuring protein 4-like, with the protein MAINGGGELGLAGLQRTPAAYANEGWGSAISRFTPPNDVSPQHQHLLLDAPIAAVSAAAAAAVAAAVAAASAAAASAAAAAVSAAAAAAGSFVRSFLPFLVMLPRASLGTDSRL; encoded by the exons ATGGCGATTAATGGAGGGGGCGAGCTCGGATTGGCCGGGCTCCAGCGGACTCCGGCTGCCTATGCAAATGAGGGATGGGGCTCCGCAATTAGCCGCTTCACTCCGCCAAATGATGTGTCTCCCCAGCACCAGCACCTCCTGCTAGACGCACCGATCGCGGCGGTgtcggcagcggcagcggcggcggtgGCAGCGGCAGTGGCAGCAGCTTCAGCAGCAGCGGCGTCGGCGGCAGCAGCGGCGGTgtcggcggcagcagcagcagcg GGCTCTTTTGtacgttccttccttccttttctggtAATGTTGCCCAGGGCATCGCTGGGGACTGACTCCAGACTCTAA